Proteins encoded by one window of Erythrobacter sp.:
- a CDS encoding xanthine dehydrogenase family protein molybdopterin-binding subunit, which yields MSEVIAKTGQLSRRLFLQASAVAGGGFMLGIGLPGSAQATAEATGAELSAFVTVHADNTVTIIGKNPEIGQGIKTMLPMLIAEELDADWDDVRVEQADADMARYGLQLAGGSFATPMNWIPMRQAGAAARAMLIAAAAQRWNVAASALATEPGRVVQPGTNRSATYGELAADAALMPVPDPASLTLKEAASFRIIGRAIGGVDSHKVVRGEPIFGVDTQLPGMVYAAYERSPVFGASFVSADLDAAKAQPGVRDAFVIEGDASVELDPGIAVVASNWWLANKARTALAAQWDTGEWASHSSAGYAAAAQAAWANGTPDEVFAEKGDVDAVFAQAAQVIEAEYSYPFLAHAAMEPMNCTALMHEDGRMEMWAPSQTPQGGQANVARYLGLEPSQVIVHITRMGGGFGRRLNNDYMVQVAAIAKQMPGVPVQLIWSREDDTRHDFYRPAGWHKLRAAVDAEGRLTGWADHFVTFDLGDGPFNPAVMSPDEFPARYVDNLQFGQTKMASKVPMGALRAPTSNAMAFVMQSMLDEVAHATGKDLPTLMLELVEGEQAEPASMSFTGPVPGFDPGRLTAVTRKVLDMADWGTPAGEGRAKGFGYYYSHMGYFAEVVEASLDARGSPVVHTVWCAGDVGSQIINPHGALNQVHGSIIEGIGHATQLAVEIEGGAAVPSNFHQYQLPRMPATPEIHVEFVLSDHAPTGLGEPALPPVIPALTNALFALTGKRVRSLPIDPALFT from the coding sequence ATGTCTGAGGTGATAGCTAAGACCGGGCAACTTTCGCGCCGCCTGTTCCTGCAAGCCAGCGCCGTGGCCGGGGGCGGCTTTATGTTGGGGATCGGCCTGCCGGGTTCCGCTCAGGCGACTGCAGAGGCGACCGGGGCGGAGCTTTCCGCCTTCGTCACCGTCCACGCCGACAACACCGTCACCATCATCGGCAAGAACCCAGAAATCGGCCAGGGCATCAAGACGATGCTGCCGATGCTGATCGCCGAAGAATTGGATGCCGACTGGGATGATGTCCGGGTCGAACAGGCCGATGCCGATATGGCCAGGTACGGCCTGCAACTGGCGGGCGGCAGTTTCGCTACCCCGATGAACTGGATTCCCATGCGGCAGGCGGGTGCCGCCGCGCGGGCGATGCTGATCGCCGCCGCCGCGCAGCGCTGGAACGTCGCCGCCTCGGCCTTGGCGACCGAGCCGGGCCGGGTGGTCCAGCCGGGCACCAACCGCAGCGCTACCTATGGCGAACTGGCTGCCGACGCCGCGCTGATGCCCGTGCCCGATCCTGCCAGCCTGACGCTTAAAGAAGCCGCGAGTTTCCGCATCATCGGCCGTGCCATCGGCGGGGTGGACAGCCACAAGGTGGTGCGCGGGGAACCGATCTTCGGGGTCGATACCCAACTTCCCGGTATGGTCTATGCCGCCTACGAACGCTCACCGGTGTTCGGGGCGAGTTTCGTTTCCGCCGATCTCGATGCCGCCAAGGCGCAGCCGGGGGTGCGGGATGCGTTCGTAATCGAAGGCGATGCTTCGGTCGAGCTCGATCCGGGCATTGCGGTGGTCGCCAGCAACTGGTGGCTGGCCAACAAGGCGCGCACCGCGCTGGCGGCGCAGTGGGACACGGGCGAGTGGGCCTCGCATTCCTCCGCCGGATACGCTGCTGCCGCACAGGCCGCATGGGCGAACGGCACGCCGGACGAAGTGTTTGCCGAGAAGGGCGACGTTGACGCGGTCTTTGCGCAGGCGGCGCAGGTGATCGAGGCGGAGTATTCCTACCCCTTCCTCGCCCATGCGGCGATGGAGCCGATGAATTGCACCGCGCTGATGCACGAAGACGGGCGGATGGAAATGTGGGCGCCATCGCAGACGCCGCAGGGCGGGCAGGCCAATGTTGCGCGCTACCTCGGGCTGGAGCCGTCGCAGGTCATCGTCCACATTACCCGCATGGGCGGCGGGTTCGGGCGGCGGCTGAACAACGATTACATGGTTCAGGTAGCCGCGATTGCAAAGCAGATGCCGGGCGTTCCGGTGCAACTGATCTGGAGCCGCGAGGACGATACCCGTCACGATTTCTACCGCCCTGCCGGCTGGCACAAGCTGCGCGCGGCGGTCGATGCCGAGGGCCGGCTGACAGGCTGGGCCGATCATTTCGTCACTTTCGATCTGGGTGACGGGCCATTCAATCCGGCGGTGATGTCGCCCGATGAATTCCCCGCGCGCTACGTGGATAACCTGCAATTCGGCCAGACCAAGATGGCGAGCAAGGTGCCGATGGGCGCCCTGCGCGCGCCGACATCGAACGCGATGGCCTTCGTCATGCAGTCGATGCTCGACGAAGTGGCCCATGCCACCGGCAAGGACCTGCCGACGCTGATGCTCGAACTGGTGGAAGGCGAGCAAGCCGAACCGGCTTCGATGAGCTTCACCGGCCCGGTGCCCGGCTTCGATCCGGGCCGCCTCACCGCCGTCACCCGCAAGGTGCTCGACATGGCGGACTGGGGCACGCCGGCAGGCGAAGGCCGCGCGAAAGGGTTCGGCTATTATTACAGCCACATGGGCTATTTCGCCGAAGTGGTCGAAGCGAGCCTCGATGCGCGCGGCAGCCCGGTCGTGCACACGGTGTGGTGCGCGGGCGATGTCGGCAGCCAGATCATCAATCCGCACGGGGCGCTCAACCAGGTGCACGGATCGATCATCGAAGGCATCGGCCACGCGACGCAACTGGCGGTGGAGATAGAAGGCGGCGCGGCGGTGCCGAGCAATTTCCATCAATACCAGCTGCCGCGGATGCCGGCGACGCCCGAAATCCACGTCGAATTTGTGCTGTCGGACCATGCTCCGACGGGACTGGGCGAACCGGCGCTGCCGCCGGTGATCCCGGCGCTGACCAATGCTTTGTTCGCGCTGACGGGCAAGCGGGTGCGCAGCCTGCCGATCGATCCGGCGCTGTTTACCTGA
- a CDS encoding ATP-binding cassette domain-containing protein: protein MFFDVDVALRVGDNEIALTFASDAKLTALVGPSGVGKTSVLNGIAGLLKPASGRIAVAGEVLFDSARGVDQPPERRRAGYVFQDARLFPHKRVAANLAYGEKLAAPEHRWIGQNEVAKLLEVGDLLHRWPATLSGGEVRRVAIARALLSAPRFLLLDEPLASLDAGRGEALTVLIERIRDTLEVPILLVSHSAAEVDRLAGKVVEMVGQ from the coding sequence ATGTTCTTTGACGTGGATGTGGCGCTGCGGGTGGGCGACAACGAGATCGCCCTCACCTTTGCCTCCGATGCGAAGCTGACCGCACTGGTAGGGCCTTCGGGCGTTGGCAAGACCAGCGTGCTCAATGGCATTGCCGGATTGCTGAAGCCCGCTTCCGGCCGCATCGCGGTGGCGGGCGAAGTGCTTTTCGACAGCGCGCGGGGCGTGGACCAGCCGCCCGAACGCCGCCGCGCGGGCTACGTATTCCAGGATGCCCGCCTGTTCCCGCACAAGCGGGTCGCCGCCAACCTTGCCTATGGCGAGAAACTGGCCGCGCCAGAGCACCGCTGGATCGGTCAGAACGAAGTGGCCAAGCTGCTCGAAGTGGGCGACCTGCTGCACCGCTGGCCCGCTACGCTGTCGGGCGGCGAGGTCCGCCGCGTCGCCATTGCCCGTGCGCTGCTGTCGGCCCCGCGCTTCCTGCTGCTCGACGAACCGCTGGCTTCGCTCGATGCCGGAAGGGGCGAGGCGCTGACCGTGCTGATCGAACGCATCCGTGACACGCTCGAAGTGCCGATCCTGCTGGTCAGCCACTCCGCCGCCGAAGTGGATCGGCTGGCGGGCAAGGTGGTGGAGATGGTTGGCCAGTAA
- the modB gene encoding molybdate ABC transporter permease subunit, producing the protein MLTAAEWSVVELSLRVSLMAVLVTLPVAYALAWLIARRRFPGRTLLDAAIHLPLVLPPVVTGWLLLLLLGRNGALGSWLYETFGLVLVFRWTGAAVAAAVMALPLMVRAMRLSIEAVDRRLVGAARTLGASRWHAFLTITLPLSLPGIAAGAMLGFARSLGEFGATITFAANIEGQTRTLPLAIYSGLQIPGSESMVARLAVISIVLSLGALLLSEWLVRRSQGSRAHVL; encoded by the coding sequence ATGCTCACCGCAGCCGAATGGTCAGTGGTCGAACTTTCTTTGCGGGTCAGCCTGATGGCGGTGCTGGTGACCCTGCCGGTCGCCTATGCGCTGGCATGGCTGATCGCGCGGCGGCGGTTTCCGGGGCGGACCTTATTGGATGCAGCGATCCATCTGCCGCTGGTGTTGCCGCCGGTCGTGACCGGCTGGCTGCTGCTGCTGTTGCTGGGCCGCAACGGGGCGCTGGGCAGCTGGCTTTACGAGACCTTCGGGCTGGTGCTGGTGTTCCGCTGGACCGGCGCGGCTGTGGCGGCGGCAGTGATGGCGCTGCCGCTGATGGTGCGGGCGATGCGGCTGTCGATCGAGGCGGTGGACCGGCGGCTGGTGGGCGCGGCGCGGACCCTGGGCGCATCGCGCTGGCATGCTTTCCTGACGATCACCCTGCCGCTCAGCCTGCCCGGTATCGCCGCCGGGGCGATGCTCGGCTTCGCCCGCTCGCTGGGCGAATTCGGCGCGACGATCACCTTCGCCGCCAATATCGAAGGGCAGACCCGCACCCTGCCGCTGGCGATATATTCCGGCCTGCAGATTCCCGGAAGCGAGAGCATGGTGGCGCGGCTGGCGGTGATTTCGATCGTGCTTTCACTCGGCGCGCTGCTGCTGTCCGAATGGCTGGTGCGGCGATCGCAGGGGAGCCGCGCGCATGTTCTTTGA
- the modA gene encoding molybdate ABC transporter substrate-binding protein, translated as MNSSGFFKRCLAFMLTPFLLASCGQEVPRGPVVLAAASMQESLTEVAAAWAAQGNPAPVLSFAGTPALARQVEQGAPADLVISADAGWMDWLEENRLVNTASRRDIAGNALVFVASGNTDQTADIAEIVRGLGDGRLALADPQSVPAGRYARAALASMGLWDEVESRVVPAENVRAALALVEAGEAQLGIVYATDAKASQRVRVVAQFAPEHAPAITYPAAQLVQSRHPQAADLLAFLSSTQAQQIFAGHGFVPPASAE; from the coding sequence ATGAATTCTTCCGGTTTCTTCAAACGCTGCCTTGCGTTCATGCTCACCCCGTTCCTGCTAGCCTCCTGCGGGCAGGAAGTGCCGCGCGGGCCGGTGGTGCTGGCGGCGGCCAGCATGCAGGAATCGTTGACAGAAGTGGCGGCGGCCTGGGCTGCGCAGGGGAATCCCGCGCCGGTGCTGTCCTTTGCCGGAACCCCGGCGCTGGCGCGACAGGTCGAGCAGGGTGCACCTGCCGATCTGGTCATTTCTGCCGATGCCGGGTGGATGGATTGGCTGGAGGAAAACCGGCTGGTGAATACCGCAAGTCGGCGTGATATCGCCGGCAATGCTCTGGTATTCGTCGCCTCAGGAAATACCGACCAAACCGCTGATATCGCAGAAATTGTGCGTGGACTGGGTGACGGACGGCTGGCGCTGGCCGATCCGCAAAGCGTGCCTGCCGGGCGCTATGCCCGTGCCGCGCTGGCAAGCATGGGGCTATGGGACGAGGTAGAAAGCCGCGTCGTCCCGGCAGAGAATGTCCGCGCAGCGCTGGCGCTGGTGGAAGCGGGCGAAGCACAACTCGGCATTGTCTATGCCACAGACGCCAAGGCTTCGCAGCGAGTACGGGTAGTGGCACAATTCGCTCCCGAACACGCACCAGCGATCACTTATCCCGCTGCACAACTGGTTCAATCTCGCCATCCACAGGCTGCCGACTTGCTCGCCTTCCTATCCAGTACGCAAGCGCAGCAAATTTTTGCCGGGCATGGCTTCGTGCCTCCAGCGAGTGCCGAGTGA
- a CDS encoding CHASE domain-containing protein yields the protein MPIGIFFLLSAITILSIFAIERGEDQRQWAQLNARTVAVASALERRANASSAYLRAGAALLSTMDEVPPDDFRRFVSELRLDADYRGADGIGWAPVVTASQVEAYNARAAEQTPAFELYPRPDGSQPFAAPVTYLQPDTERNRRALGFDMFSEPVRRAAMQEAQRTARPAATDKVVLRQDVDNEQPGFVIYMPVFEAGAGGRALKGFIYSPFNAEDFLQSALALEDAGAFGVRVYDGDGEDATLLASTFEGEADSLRRVVQTVTIANNPWQLVISERGQGGLSGLSMATLIFGLLVAALLMLLVRMLTQQAQEDEASLAWFEEQASIRNSLTRELNHRVKNTLANVLSIIALTKRRADNVDTFAKSLDGRIRALSATHDLLTQSDWGSTPVGAVIQAELLPYAHGSDRAVTMTGPEVDLAPNDALSLGLAIHELATNAAKYGALSTPGGRVEVEWQPVADNLVRVEWVERGGPPVKQERTRGFGTDLIERIVAHELRHPVELEFDPAGVRCALLIPVRRATEFVIRAGRSEVKPD from the coding sequence ATGCCGATCGGCATCTTTTTCCTGCTCTCTGCGATTACCATCCTCAGCATTTTTGCTATCGAACGCGGCGAAGATCAACGGCAGTGGGCCCAGCTCAACGCGCGCACGGTGGCTGTCGCCTCGGCTCTCGAGCGTCGGGCCAACGCCAGCAGCGCCTATCTGCGTGCAGGGGCGGCGCTGCTATCGACGATGGACGAAGTGCCCCCGGATGATTTTCGCCGCTTCGTTTCAGAGCTGCGGCTGGATGCAGATTATCGCGGCGCCGACGGCATTGGCTGGGCACCGGTCGTAACCGCTTCGCAGGTCGAAGCTTACAATGCGCGCGCAGCGGAACAGACCCCCGCGTTCGAACTCTATCCCCGGCCCGACGGCAGCCAGCCCTTTGCAGCGCCGGTCACCTATCTGCAACCCGATACCGAGCGCAATCGCCGCGCTTTGGGGTTCGATATGTTCTCCGAACCGGTCCGCCGCGCGGCAATGCAGGAGGCCCAGCGCACGGCGCGTCCCGCCGCAACTGACAAGGTGGTGCTCCGGCAGGATGTCGACAATGAACAACCCGGGTTCGTTATCTATATGCCCGTGTTCGAAGCGGGCGCGGGCGGTCGGGCCCTCAAGGGCTTTATCTACAGTCCGTTCAATGCCGAAGACTTCCTGCAGAGTGCGCTAGCGCTGGAAGATGCGGGTGCTTTCGGCGTCCGTGTGTACGATGGCGACGGGGAAGACGCGACGCTCCTCGCAAGCACCTTCGAGGGCGAGGCCGACTCTTTGCGGCGCGTCGTCCAGACCGTAACGATTGCGAACAACCCGTGGCAGCTGGTCATCAGCGAACGTGGCCAAGGTGGATTGTCCGGCCTCTCGATGGCGACACTGATCTTCGGCTTGCTGGTGGCGGCGCTACTGATGCTGCTGGTGCGGATGCTGACGCAGCAGGCGCAGGAGGATGAGGCCTCGCTGGCCTGGTTCGAGGAACAGGCGTCGATCCGCAATTCGTTGACGCGTGAACTCAACCACCGCGTGAAGAATACGCTGGCCAATGTGCTCTCCATCATCGCCCTGACCAAACGACGGGCGGACAATGTCGATACCTTTGCCAAAAGCCTCGACGGTAGAATTCGCGCGCTTTCGGCAACGCACGACCTGCTCACCCAGTCGGACTGGGGCTCCACTCCCGTGGGCGCGGTGATCCAGGCCGAACTGCTGCCCTATGCACACGGCAGTGATCGCGCCGTGACGATGACCGGACCCGAGGTGGATCTGGCTCCCAACGATGCCCTTTCGCTGGGATTAGCCATTCACGAACTGGCCACCAATGCCGCCAAATACGGTGCGTTGAGTACGCCGGGTGGTCGGGTGGAAGTCGAGTGGCAACCGGTTGCGGATAATCTGGTCCGGGTCGAATGGGTCGAGCGAGGCGGCCCACCGGTCAAGCAGGAACGGACGCGCGGCTTCGGCACCGATCTGATCGAGCGGATTGTGGCGCACGAATTGCGCCATCCGGTTGAACTGGAATTCGATCCGGCCGGCGTGCGCTGCGCGCTTTTGATCCCCGTCCGCCGCGCGACCGAATTCGTGATCCGCGCCGGTCGCAGCGAAGTGAAACCAGACTGA
- a CDS encoding sigma-70 family RNA polymerase sigma factor has translation MSEHSQQAEVTERSSDDKRAFKRELTEVIPHLRAFARGLCGRPDMADDLVQEALLKAWAAQKRFEPGTSMRAWTFVILRNAYLTDMRRNRFRGEYDEGVAERILTAPAGQEEPIHLSDLHRALLTLPAERREALLLVGAGGFSYEEAANICGCAVGTIKSRVGRARATLASMIEDGGIPDRAIGDPSAHRAILHELDEVAAGRGEAAASSK, from the coding sequence ATGAGCGAGCATAGTCAGCAAGCCGAAGTCACCGAACGCAGTTCGGACGACAAACGCGCCTTCAAGCGGGAACTGACCGAGGTCATCCCGCACCTTCGGGCGTTCGCACGCGGCCTCTGCGGTCGACCGGACATGGCGGACGATCTGGTGCAGGAAGCCCTGCTCAAGGCCTGGGCGGCGCAGAAGAGGTTCGAGCCCGGCACCTCGATGCGCGCCTGGACTTTCGTTATCCTCCGCAATGCCTACCTCACCGATATGCGCCGCAATCGCTTTCGCGGGGAATACGATGAGGGTGTGGCCGAACGCATTCTTACCGCACCTGCGGGGCAAGAAGAACCGATTCATCTGTCTGACTTGCATCGCGCGCTACTCACGCTTCCCGCGGAGCGGCGCGAGGCGCTGCTGCTGGTGGGCGCGGGCGGCTTCTCGTATGAGGAAGCGGCAAATATCTGTGGTTGCGCTGTCGGTACCATCAAGAGTCGTGTGGGCCGTGCCCGTGCCACACTTGCGAGCATGATCGAGGACGGCGGCATTCCTGACCGGGCGATCGGCGATCCTTCCGCCCATCGGGCGATACTCCACGAACTCGACGAGGTCGCCGCCGGTCGCGGTGAAGCTGCCGCTTCCAGCAAGTAG
- a CDS encoding AI-2E family transporter produces MTPAGDSDNIAGMSEPPPRRRAMTFAAQELRLISALVVLLAIGLFLALPFVLSIGSVVFLPLVAALILTIILSPLADKLASWGIPNFLASLLALLVFLAVLALALTAVLTPAITLYDSIPEMSAQVARHFNDLQVTFAWVGDLNEQLAALTGEEGEKVVLASPTMLEQLAFATPTVLLEVLLTFLLAFFMIEARVRLRRRLLLERQQVGASLKAARALREVQDRVAAYILTVGLINVGVGIIVAVGAWALGLEAPIMWGGLAALLNFVPYIGPLLMMVLLGLFGLGSADSVFVGLIPAAAYLGLHTVEANVVTPGVLGARFTMNPVAILLALSYFGWIWGVAGALLSVPILLTLTALVDHLGRPNFIGFLFGEPLFRSNVLDLQAES; encoded by the coding sequence ATGACACCGGCGGGGGACAGTGACAATATCGCCGGAATGAGCGAGCCGCCGCCGCGCCGCCGCGCCATGACTTTCGCCGCGCAGGAACTGCGGCTGATTTCCGCGCTGGTGGTGCTGCTGGCGATCGGCCTATTCCTGGCCCTGCCGTTTGTCCTGTCAATCGGGTCGGTGGTGTTCCTGCCGCTGGTGGCGGCCCTGATCCTGACGATCATCCTTTCCCCGCTGGCCGACAAGCTTGCAAGCTGGGGCATTCCCAATTTCCTCGCTTCGCTGCTGGCGCTGCTGGTGTTTCTCGCAGTGCTGGCCCTGGCGCTGACAGCTGTGCTGACCCCGGCGATCACCCTGTATGATTCGATTCCCGAAATGTCGGCGCAGGTGGCGCGGCATTTCAATGATCTGCAAGTGACCTTCGCCTGGGTGGGCGACCTCAACGAGCAACTCGCGGCACTGACCGGGGAAGAGGGGGAGAAAGTCGTCCTCGCCAGCCCGACCATGCTCGAACAGCTCGCCTTCGCGACGCCCACGGTGCTGCTCGAAGTCCTGCTTACCTTCCTGCTGGCTTTCTTCATGATCGAAGCGCGGGTGCGGTTGCGTCGTCGCCTGTTGCTGGAGCGGCAGCAGGTCGGTGCCAGCCTCAAGGCTGCGCGCGCGCTGCGCGAAGTGCAGGACAGGGTCGCTGCCTACATTCTTACCGTCGGGCTGATCAATGTGGGTGTCGGGATTATCGTCGCGGTGGGTGCCTGGGCCTTGGGCCTTGAAGCACCGATCATGTGGGGCGGGCTGGCCGCGTTGCTCAATTTTGTCCCCTATATCGGTCCGCTGCTGATGATGGTGCTGCTCGGCCTGTTTGGATTGGGATCGGCAGATTCGGTGTTCGTCGGCTTGATACCCGCCGCCGCCTATCTGGGGCTGCACACCGTGGAGGCCAATGTCGTGACCCCCGGCGTACTGGGCGCGCGTTTCACCATGAACCCGGTGGCGATCTTGCTGGCACTGTCCTACTTCGGCTGGATCTGGGGCGTCGCCGGAGCGCTGCTCTCGGTGCCGATCCTGCTGACGCTGACCGCGCTGGTCGACCATCTTGGCAGACCGAATTTCATCGGTTTCCTCTTTGGAGAACCGTTGTTCCGCTCCAACGTGCTGGATTTGCAGGCCGAAAGCTGA
- a CDS encoding superoxide dismutase, with protein sequence MAITLMPLPYDVEAIAPAITAETFSYHHGKHHKAYVDKTNAAIEGTNLADKPLEDIIVASRKSDKGLFNNSAQVWNHGFYWHSLAPQSTGPSGELAAMIDESFGSLGELKDQLKAKGAGHFASGWVWLVAKGGTLQVTDTHDADTLADSGANPLLVIDLWEHAYYLDHQNARPSYLDAVVDGHLNWDFASDNLARGTAWTYPA encoded by the coding sequence ATGGCTATCACTCTCATGCCGCTCCCCTACGATGTCGAGGCGATTGCGCCTGCCATCACAGCAGAGACATTCAGCTACCACCACGGCAAGCATCACAAGGCCTATGTCGACAAGACCAACGCTGCGATCGAAGGGACCAACCTGGCGGACAAGCCGCTCGAAGACATCATTGTTGCTTCGCGCAAGTCCGACAAGGGCCTGTTCAACAACTCGGCGCAGGTGTGGAACCACGGCTTCTACTGGCACTCGCTGGCGCCGCAAAGCACGGGGCCGAGCGGCGAACTGGCCGCGATGATCGATGAAAGCTTCGGTTCGCTGGGTGAACTGAAGGATCAGCTGAAGGCCAAGGGCGCAGGCCATTTTGCCAGCGGCTGGGTGTGGCTGGTCGCAAAGGGTGGCACGCTGCAGGTGACCGACACCCACGATGCCGACACGCTGGCTGATAGCGGCGCGAACCCGCTGCTGGTGATCGACCTGTGGGAGCACGCATACTATCTCGATCACCAGAATGCCCGCCCGAGCTACCTCGATGCAGTGGTGGACGGTCATCTCAACTGGGATTTTGCTTCCGACAACCTGGCACGCGGCACGGCGTGGACTTACCCCGCCTGA
- a CDS encoding phosphoglucosamine mutase, producing the protein MGRTYFGTDGIRGRANGKKLNAAIAMKVGQAAGRHFLRGDHKHRVVIGKDTRLSGYMMENALVAGFTSVGMDVIMTGPMPTPAVALLTREMRADIGVMISASHNAFADNGIKLFGPDGFKLSDADEEAIEALMGQEQELAEGEAIGRARRIEDARGRYIHAVKRALPSDLRLDGLKIVIDCAHGAAYNVTPTAIWELGADVIAMGVTPNGLNINDGVGSTSLDAIKARVIAEGADIGIALDGDADRLIVIDEKGEAVDGDQIMALIGSRWNLKGLLKGGGVVATVMSNLGLERFLQGEGLDLVRTRVGDRYVLEAMRSGGYNVGGEQSGHMILLDHATTGDGTIAAMQVLAAMIRTGKRASELLNLFEPVPQLLKNVRYESGDPLAAASVQAVIADAEAELAESGRLVIRKSGTEPLVRVMAEGDDAVQVERVVDAICDAVSKAVSEVV; encoded by the coding sequence ATGGGACGCACCTATTTCGGTACCGACGGCATTCGTGGCCGGGCCAACGGCAAGAAGCTGAACGCGGCCATCGCGATGAAAGTGGGGCAGGCGGCGGGCCGCCACTTCCTGCGCGGCGATCATAAGCACCGGGTTGTGATCGGCAAGGATACGCGGCTTTCGGGCTACATGATGGAAAACGCGCTGGTGGCCGGATTCACCAGCGTGGGCATGGACGTGATCATGACCGGGCCGATGCCGACCCCGGCCGTCGCGCTGCTCACGCGCGAAATGCGCGCCGATATCGGGGTGATGATCTCCGCCAGTCACAATGCCTTTGCCGATAACGGCATCAAGCTGTTCGGCCCGGACGGTTTCAAGCTCTCCGATGCCGACGAGGAAGCCATCGAAGCGCTGATGGGACAGGAGCAGGAGCTGGCGGAGGGCGAGGCCATCGGCCGCGCACGGCGGATCGAGGATGCGCGCGGGCGCTACATCCACGCGGTGAAGCGCGCGCTGCCTTCGGACCTGCGGCTCGACGGGCTCAAGATCGTCATCGATTGCGCGCACGGGGCGGCTTACAATGTTACCCCCACCGCGATCTGGGAACTGGGCGCGGATGTGATCGCAATGGGCGTCACACCCAATGGCCTGAATATCAATGACGGGGTCGGCTCGACATCGCTGGATGCGATCAAGGCCCGCGTGATCGCCGAAGGCGCGGACATCGGCATTGCGCTGGATGGCGATGCCGACCGGCTGATCGTGATCGACGAGAAGGGCGAAGCGGTGGACGGCGACCAGATCATGGCGCTGATCGGCAGCCGCTGGAATTTGAAAGGCTTGCTCAAGGGCGGCGGCGTGGTTGCCACCGTCATGTCCAACCTCGGGCTCGAACGCTTCCTTCAGGGCGAGGGGCTCGATCTTGTCCGCACGAGGGTGGGGGACCGCTACGTCCTCGAAGCCATGCGCAGCGGCGGCTACAATGTCGGCGGTGAGCAGTCGGGGCACATGATCCTGCTCGATCATGCCACCACGGGCGACGGCACGATCGCGGCCATGCAGGTGCTGGCGGCGATGATTCGCACCGGCAAACGCGCCTCCGAGCTACTCAACCTGTTCGAGCCGGTGCCGCAATTGCTCAAGAACGTTCGCTATGAAAGCGGCGATCCGCTGGCGGCGGCGAGCGTGCAGGCGGTGATCGCCGATGCCGAGGCGGAACTGGCTGAATCGGGCCGCCTCGTGATCCGCAAGTCAGGCACCGAACCGCTGGTGCGGGTAATGGCCGAAGGCGACGATGCAGTGCAGGTCGAGCGGGTGGTGGACGCAATCTGCGATGCCGTTTCCAAGGCAGTTAGCGAGGTCGTGTGA
- the thiD gene encoding bifunctional hydroxymethylpyrimidine kinase/phosphomethylpyrimidine kinase, with the protein MSGNPARPPRILAIAGSDSSGGAGIQADIKTITMLGGYAMTAITAVTAQNTRGVRGVEALSPDFVAAQIDACLEDIGVDAVKIGMLGSADIAEVVADRLEDLPCPIVFDPVMVATSGSVLADPATIEVFEWLMELATLTTPNVPELAALGGAAAMADRGVAYLAKGGDAEGPMVEDRLVRTGMVDVVWTEARIVTKHTHGTGCTLSSAIATHLARGLALDEAVAEARRFVRAALMAAPGYGLGNGPLGHHAVR; encoded by the coding sequence GTGAGCGGGAATCCCGCACGCCCCCCCCGAATTCTTGCCATCGCCGGATCGGATTCCTCGGGCGGCGCGGGCATTCAGGCGGATATCAAGACCATCACCATGCTCGGCGGCTACGCGATGACCGCGATTACCGCCGTTACTGCGCAGAATACTCGCGGTGTGCGCGGGGTGGAAGCTTTGTCGCCCGATTTCGTCGCCGCGCAGATCGATGCCTGCCTTGAAGATATTGGCGTGGACGCGGTGAAGATCGGCATGCTTGGCAGCGCCGATATCGCCGAAGTGGTGGCGGACCGGCTGGAAGACCTGCCTTGCCCGATCGTATTCGATCCGGTGATGGTGGCTACCAGCGGATCGGTACTGGCCGATCCGGCAACCATTGAAGTGTTCGAATGGCTGATGGAACTGGCCACGCTGACCACGCCCAACGTGCCCGAACTGGCGGCACTCGGCGGTGCCGCGGCGATGGCTGATCGAGGTGTCGCCTATCTCGCCAAGGGCGGCGACGCGGAAGGCCCGATGGTGGAGGACCGGCTGGTGCGTACCGGCATGGTCGATGTCGTGTGGACTGAAGCTCGCATCGTCACCAAGCACACTCACGGCACCGGGTGCACCCTCTCAAGCGCCATCGCCACTCACCTCGCGCGCGGGCTTGCGCTTGATGAGGCCGTAGCCGAAGCCCGCCGTTTCGTCCGGGCGGCGCTGATGGCAGCCCCGGGCTATGGGCTGGGTAACGGACCGCTAGGGCATCATGCGGTGCGCTAG